From one Colletotrichum destructivum chromosome 3, complete sequence genomic stretch:
- a CDS encoding Putative GPI inositol-deacylase PGAP1, alpha/Beta hydrolase produces MKRRSSGLTDDSDEPPPDPPPAADIHHHQYRQPTRSRNSSPPPRDSKQPAFAAATVAAAAAAVVAASRSSSARSSSRLSSHPNWKLEHGPNANGSQDNHSLTTSSLPLPLSSPSQAAPSAAYRNNQRQLPNHSHSQVISDEHDIVNLRDDQDDDDDIPRADQIAMSNEKMPDVRFAGRRSRSRGPWSITIFALAVTVLGITLLCAILNSSWTRQLDAKGCRMSYMRPSYIRLRDFDTEHTRFATKYSLYLYREQGVDDERKLRGVPVLFIPGNAGSYKQVRPIAAEAANYFHESLQHDEAATAAGARSLDFFTVDFNEDITAFHGQTMLDQAEYLNEAIRYILSLYMDPRMSTRDQDLPDPTSVLVLGHSMGGIVARTMLIMPNYQSNSINTIITMSAPHSRPPVSFDGQIVKIYDDINDYWRHAYSQKWANNNPLWHVTLVSIAGGGLDTVVPSDYASVESIIPETHGFTVFTTGIPGVWTSMDHQAILWCDQFRKVVARAMYDVVDVHRSSQTKPRAERMRVFKKWFLTGMESIAEKTLPSEGPSTLLTLEDSSNAIKAQGERFVLRQLGREPKPQAHLLPVPPQGSPEGKRFTLLTDTPLDRPGEHGRLEILFCSVFPLQPGQATTLFTMNMDLSEGSTRSTRLACKNAASDAIILPPSTRFRHEPFSLDNEPAARPFSYLQFDIEDIADHQFVVIVDKAVKPTESFVVAEFSDYSQSHRRRNISLRRLLAFGMTLRLPSNRPMVAEINIPTLQSSLLAFKLEIGNQACGNTPELFSPLIRQHLAQPYESKFFVNARHASISMHGIAPFVPPPLRHKGYDEQGLSLQFWTDPTCESTIQVKLTVDALGSLGKLYMRYRTVFAAFPLLVVTLVLRKQFRVYDTTGTFISFSESLDLCLRQSVPLMLLSLTFLSLSMTGSWSSGPAAFWHWRNATSTGADFHSNDLLTGTQDPFFWFLIPLIGVVCIGVCAVLHYVTLALTQLLGIVYAWVALQPFGQARDERRRAQLPIFVSSSPRRRMVTTAVLLFLVSTFIPYQFAYLVACLVQLFTVVRALRIASELKSGTNYDFYHYAHSILLLMLWVLPINLPILAVWIRNLAVHWLTPFSSHHNVLSIMPFILLVENLTTGKMVPRVTGRMRHLTSVLLFGTAIYAAIYGVSYAYMLHYLVNLIAAWLVVIHSTADNWPLAGFSSIFESSHLEARKRGKTP; encoded by the exons ATGAAGAGGCGCTCGTCGGGTTTGACCGACGACAGTGACGAACCTCCTCCCGaccctcctcctgctgctgaTATCCATCACCATCAATACCGACAGCCTACCAGGAGTCGCAACTCTTCACCACCGCCCCGCGATTCCAAGCAGCCCGCCTTTGCTGCCGCTACCGTGGCcgcagctgccgccgcagtTGTTGCTGCCTCGAGGTCATCGTCCGCAAGGAGTAGCAGTAGGCTCTCTAGTCACCCCAATTGGAAGCTTGAACATGGCCCAAATGCGAATGGATCACAAGATAACCATTCCTTGACTACGTCTTCCTTGCCGCTGCCCCTCTCGTCCCCATCGCAGGCCGCGCCATCGGCAGCCTACCGAAACAACCAGCGTCAACTCCCAAACCACAGTCACTCCCAAGTTATCAGCGACGAACACGACATCGTCAACCTGCGAGACgaccaggacgacgacgacgatatcCCTCGAGCTGACCAGATTGCAATGAGTAACGAGAAGATGCCCGACGTGCGCTTCGCAGGTCGCCGCTCCCGATCTCGCGGTCCCTGGTCCATCACTATTTTCGCTTTGGCTGTCACCGTTCTTGGCATCACACTGCTTTGCGCCATATTGAATTCCTCTTGGACTCGCCAGCTCGACGCAAAGGGATGTCGTATGTCGTACATGCGGCCCTCTTATATTCGATTGCGGGACTTTGACACGGAGCACACTCGCTTTGCGACAAAGTACTCTCTATATCTGTACCGTgagcagggcgtcgacgacgaaagaAAG TTGAGAGGTGTTCCTGTACTTTTCATACCAGGGAACGCCGGAAGCTACAAGCAGGTTCGGCCGATAGCCGCCGAGGCTGCGAATTACTTCCACGAGTCTCTCCAACACGATGAGGCCGCTACGGCCGCAGGCGCTCGCAGTCTCGATTTTTTTACTGTCGACTTCAACGAGGATATCACAGCCTTTCACGGACAGACCATGTTGGATCAGGCAGAGTACTTGAACGAGGCCATCAGATATATTCTATCTCTGTATATGGATCCACGCATGTCTACGCGTGACCAAGATTTGCCGGATCCTACGTCTGTCCTTGTTCTGGGCCACTCCATGGGTGGTATCGTTGCTCGCACCATGCTCATCATGCCAAACTACCAGTCGAACTCGatcaacaccatcatcaccatgtcCGCTCCCCACTCGCGTCCTCCCGTGAGTTTTGACGGGCAGATTGTTAAGATCTATGACGATATCAACGACTATTGGCGACATGCCTACTCCCAAAAGTGGGCCAACAACAATCCATTGTGGCACGTTACTCTCGTCTCGATTGCTGGCGGTGGCTTAGACACCGTTGTTCCCTCCGACTATGCTAGTGTCGAGTCGATAATCCCCGAGACGCATGGTTTCACCGTCTTCACCACCGGCATACCTGGTGTATGGACTAGTATGGATCACCAGGCCATTCTGTGGTGCGACCAATTCCGTAAAGTCGTTGCTCGTGCCATgtacgacgtcgtcgatgtcCACAGATCTTCGCAAACCAAGCcgagggcggagaggatGAGGGTCTTCAAGAAATGGTTCCTTACCGGCATGGAGTCCATCGCGGAGAAAACCCTGCCTTCGGAGGGGCCAAGTACCCTGCTCACTCTCGAGGACAGCTCGAATGCGATTAAAGCACAAGGCGAACGCTTTGTCTTGCGACAACTTGGGCGCGAACCGAAGCCGCAAGCCCATTTGCTTCCGGTGCCTCCCCAGGGATCTCCAGAAGGCAAGCGTTTTACTCTTCTAACCGACACCCCGTTAGATAGACCAGGAGAACATGGGAGACTGGAGATTTTGTTTTGCAGCGTTTTCCCACTGCAACCGGGCCAAGCGACCACCTTGTTCACCATGAACATGGATCTCTCAGAAGGCAGCACTCGGTCGACCAGATTGGCATGCAAGAACGCTGCGTCCGACGCTATCATATTGCCCCCTTCGACACGATTTCGTCATGAACCGTTCTCCCTGGACAacgagccggcggcgaggccatTCTCGTATCTTCAGTTCGATATCGAAGACATAGCGGATCACCAGTTTGTGGTCATTGTTGACAAAGCTGTGAAGCCGACCGAAAGCTTCGTGGTAGCCGAATTCAGTGACTATTCTCAGTCTCACAGACGGCGGAATATCAGCCTGCGCCGACTCCTCGCATTTGGGATGACGCTGCGACTCCCATCGAACCGTCCCATGGTTGCGGAAATCAATATACCTACGCTGCAATCCAGTCTCTTGGCTTTCAAGTTGGAGATTGGCAACCAAGCGTGCGGCAACACACCAGAGCTCTTCTCTCCCCTGATTCGACAGCACCTGGCTCAGCCCTACGAGTCCAAGTTTTTCGTCAACGCGAGACATGCCAGTATCAGCATGCACGGCATCGCCCCCTTTGTTCCGCCTCCCCTAAGGCACAAGGGATACGATGAACAGGGCCTCAGTCTTCAGTTTTGGACTGATCCGACATGCGAATCTACCATCCAAGTCAAACTAACGGTTGACGCATTAGGCAGCTTGGGCAAGCTGTACATGCGCTACCGAACCGTATTCGCAGCATTCCCACTGCTTGTGGTGACCCTCGTGCTTCGCAAGCAGTTCCGGGTTTATGATACCACCGGCACGTTCATCTCCTTTTCCGAGAGTCTCGATCTCTGCCTGCGGCAGTCCGTACCTCTTATGCTCCTCTCTCTGACGTTCCTTTCCTTGTCAATGACAGGATCCTGGTCGTCAGGGCCGGCTGCATTTTGGCACTGGCGCAACGCAACGTCTACAGGAGCCGATTTTCACAGCAACGACCTTCTCACGGGCACACAGGATCCTTTTTTCTGGTTCTTGATCCCTCTCATTGGAGTCGTTTGCATCGGTGTATGCGCAGTCCTTCACTATGTCACCCTGGCCTTGACTCAGCTCCTTGGCATCGTCTACGCGTGGGTGGCCCTCCAACCCTTCGGCCAGGCGCGAGATGAGCGCCGACGAGCGCAGTTGCCAATTTTTGTCTCCTcgtctcctcgacgacgcaTGGTTACTACGGCGGTACTTTTGTTCCTGGTGTCCACCTTCATCCCCTACCAATTTGCGTACTTGGTAGCGtgcctcgtccagctctTCACCGTCGTTCGCGCGCTGCGGATTGCCTCAGAGCTCAAGTCTGGGACGAATTACGATTTCTACCATTACGCCCACTCAATCTTGCTGCTCATGCTCTGGGTCCTCCCTATCAACCTGCCAATCCTGGCTGTGTGGATTCGCAACCTCGCCGTTCATTGGCTtacccccttctcctcgcaCCACAATGTGCTCTCTATCATGCCCTTCATTCTTCTCGTGGAGAACTTGACGACGGGAAAGATGGTGCCTAGAGTCACCGGGAGGATGAGACATCTCACCAGCGTGCTTCTTTTTGGTACGGCTATTTACGCTGCCATCTACGGCGTTTCCTACGCCTACATGCTACACTATCTTGTCAACCTGATAGCGGCATGGTTGGTTGTGATCCATTCGACCGCTGATAACTGGCCTCTCGCTGGGTTCAGTTCAATATTCGAAAGCAGTCATCTTGAAGCCCGTAAGCGTGGCAAGACACCTTGA